The following DNA comes from Poecilia reticulata strain Guanapo linkage group LG5, Guppy_female_1.0+MT, whole genome shotgun sequence.
GAATGTTTGCTCGGCATCACTCATTAACTCTGTTTAAACACTCCTTTCCTTTGTATCCGGCTCAGTTTTGAATCGCAAGGTGGAAGAAGAATCAAGACTTCCAAaagaactgaaccagaaccaacaatCTTTTGGTTTTTGAGAGACATTTTGGCCAAATAACAGCAATTTAAGAGTTCCTTCTTTTAGACAACATTGAGACAATGAGTGCTCCGTTATGGCTCTGGTACTTAACACAAACAGGTGTTTCTCCAAGACTTTGACTATATCACACCTCAGGGTAAAGTTAAACATTATATCTCAGAATTAGGCCATGAAGCCTCTTTCTTCATGCTCCTGACAGACCAGGAAACTATTAATAACAgagatttttattcagtttagaTTATTTTCTCAACATTCCTCCCCTCACAGTTCCAGTCATGTGTTCACTGGTCATGGACTGAATATGTAATCAGTGCAATGTTTCTGTAATTTGTGCTATAAATAGTATGCTGAACTTTAGCAAGAATTTTTTAAACCAAGGAAGTGTGTCAGCATTCCTTTCCTGAACGCTGACACACTCTGAGAAAATACCACAATGGGTATCAGAACCAGGACGAGCTACATGGCCCAATCTATAATGAATAACTGAACTGCACCAggtacaaacacaaacaaacccagagTTTAAATAGAGCTGCTGAACTTGCCTGTTTTGCAGCAGATTTCATCATAACTATGACAGCCAGTGTAGAGACGAGGCGGTCTGCTTCTCTCATCCCGCACCACCTTCACAGGATACTTCTGAAGCCGTCGGATGAGACTTTTCATCAGTCCGAACTGGATTAGCCTcctgggaaaaacaaaacacacactttgTTCAACAAGAGTCACACTGACCCGACATTTCCAGGGCAGCAGAGTCACTTCAGGAACCGATACGCTGACCTCTCATCAACCCTTTGAAGCTGCTGCGAGTAGCGAGAACAAAGGTCCCGCACCGTCGTTCCAGGACTGAGGCCGCAGTAGAGCTGGAATACGTCCCGAAGACTGGCACGCTTCTGACCTGATCAAGACCCAAAACGCTGCAGTCAACCTCTGGAAATCAATCAAAATGTCGTCTTCAAGCAGACGTTTTTCCTTACCCTGTTTGGAGACGTAGCTGAGGCATTCGTCCTGAAGGGATTTGTCATCAATGAGGCTCTGAACCTTCGGGGTTGTGCAGTAGACATTGGAGTACTGAGAAAAGGAACAAGATAATCAACATAAAGACAGTCTGATTACGGAGTTcctacaaaaatgtttttagacagattttcatttttggcccttttttatcatttagttATCTCTGTGCAAGCATTATTTGTAATGGATGCTTGGACAACAataacactttaaatatatttgtatagaacattaagaaacaacaacaaccaacataaacagaataaaataataggTATAATTCAATATAATTTACAACATTAAGCCTCTCAGAATTaaaaattttgctggatgataaattgtccgataaacaataatattgtcgttttgagaccatttaCAAGTAATATAACGATAATGGCATAATGGCTAGTACGCCCTCTCAAagactaataaactttaatttctaaaaaacaattaacatcGCAAATGAAatccaaactaaataaatgaaatgaaaataaaaaccaaaccatTCCAAATATAATGGATTATGAAATCTCAATAGagaaaattgcccttcaaatcCTATCAAATTAAAGAGAGCACTCAGTACTACTAAAAGTAGGAACTCAAAATGCGATTAAAGATTAAAGAATGACGTAAATTCAAAGCTAATTTGAATTTGATTCTGAGATTCCTCACCAAATGacccattttatttacatttaggtTCAGAAAGCGTAACATcattcagttttgatttttttcaggcAGTTCATGTGACAGGATAAATGCTGTTCATCTTAACTGGGAGGCAAGcctgaacagaaatgaaaaacacaaatgtgcttCCTTAAGATTCACCACAGATTCAGCACAAGATGAGCAGAAATGGACCTAACACGCAGCCCTGCAGAACCCCAAAGTTTAATGTGAGGTATCAATAAACCAGGCGAGATTTAGCTGTTCTAATCATTATACAAGGATATTACGATCCACCGTATCAAAGGATGCTGTTAAGTCTAAAAGcactaaaacaacaaatttccCAGCACTAACTGCTCTACATAGGACGCAGCTGTAAACGTagataaaacattgttttccaaTAACTCCTATGGCTTTGATTACATAGTTAGTACCttcttcaataaaatgttttgaaaatgatgtTAGTATGTGGTGCAAAGGTTCCCAAATGACATGCTGCAGTTTTGATCCAAATAAGGCTTTGAAAGGATGTTGTgaagaaagtacattttaaaattaaatattaagatAAACTGAGCAACATTTTGCTTAGTTTTTACCATGTCTGAAATTTTTGGCTTTtataaattaagattttaaaaataaaaataaaaatttcctCACATGTCCATGCCTGGAAATGGTAATTACTGCTAAAACCAACAATGTTTTCTATAAATTCTTAGAAATCCTGTTAGCGTGAGCTAATAATTCTGTTATGCactaatattttacattttgaggtTGGCCTTTGGGTTATTTCATGAACAGTTTCACAACACTAAATCTGCACACAttggaaaacattaaacaacatGTTGTAAAATTAGTTCAGTACCTGGAATATCGAGACCAAAGTCACAACACCATAATACCTGGAAGGACAAGACAGATGCAAATTTATCAGTTTTTACCGTTTGTCCCAGAAGACGTGAGGACTTCAAAAAGCAGCGCAAACAGctgcataatttaaataaaccgtactaaaaataccaaaatcaATAAGAACTACAACAGATTTGCCGGTCCGCTCATAAATAACAGGAATGAACTCACAGCAGATTCTGCACAGCGATACGAACGAGATTCAGCTCGACGTCTGCTTCGGCAGAGATTTTCTGAATGTGTCTAAATCCATCAATGTAAggcaaaatctaaataaaacaacataacagAAAATTAACATCTTTACCCGAAGCTCTGCAGCCTCATTTGTTTGGAGAATGCAAAACTATGTTTGCCATTAGCGTGAGAACATCGTTTTATTACAGTAATAACACTGTACTGCATCAATAAAGAGACCGTTTCCTATAAGAGAAGCTCATTTCCACGCAAAAAGAAATTTGGAAAAGTCATCACTTTTTCCACCGTGATAAAAAGTGTTACACACTAATCTTTTAACAGCTGCTTCTTGGAAATCTAGGACATGTCTTATCATGACGTGTTGATATTAGCGACCACAAAGTGCTCATCCTGCCTGCTGAGTGGTGAGGTCCCAGTGAGACTTTATAAAAAGCTCTTTGCATTCGGTGAAGACGGGGACGTCATACTCCTGGACAGTGGGGGGGTCCTTCCGCTGCTGGATCAGTTTTAGCTGGATGGTGTTGGAGTCGTctagaggaaagaaaaaacagcgTTACAAACCTCCCTCTAATAAAGGAGTTATCCCCTGTTatgtaattatatgtttaaCTAATGTCCTGAATCACAAatccagctttaaaaaaacaaacctgacagGCTGAAGGTTAAAATGGCTGACAAACATATCACGATCACGATGTAAGTGTTTCATCTCAAttgatatcaataattactgataacatttttgttttaaatatcagaaatacAGCCAAACTAGTgatgtgacctttcctgttttatccagtttttacCCCATGCTGTTTACTTTTAAGCCGTTATGAGGCACAATAAACTGCTGTTGCTGGTGCACCAGTTACTCAACAGCTTGTACCTAGGTAACCAAACAGTGAgtgtgttgctaggtaaccaaagagagtgagtgagttagttgattccaccaaccttaCGCATCTCGCCCTGAAAGATTGAGCAGCTAAGcactgaacaaataaataagaaaacaggaGGATAAAGTGACAAAGCTAAGCGcacaatgaattaaaaactcgattcaaaacacaataaaatgaacCAGTAAAGCagataaagtttaataaaaatcaagtcTCAATTGGATTAAAGGCAAATGAGTAAAAAGTTTTCAGATGAGTTTTCGCTGAAGAGCTAGAGTATACatttattcaggtttttaaGGCTATTAATATTTATTGGCATTCTCAAGGATTCATCAAGAGTGAAAATAGTGAAAGTAACTACCCTGATCCCTGACAACACCGTTTTTGGTTTTATCAGACATAGActgtcatttattattttaacaatattgtcatgataaaatacatttttacaaaaatgacaaGCAATAGAATAAGTGCCCATCTGTACTTTGACAGTTCCCGTTTCTCATGCTGTCACAAAGTAAAGTGGCTCAGtaaacgttttcacattttgccacattacaacccCAAACTGTCgtcttattttacttttgtctgaCAAATGAGCACAAATCACTGCCAAATTGTAAAGCGGAAGGAAAATGAagcatgatttatcatttatttctaaacacaaATCTAACATGCGAGAATAAATTTGCATTGTAATTCTTCAGTCTTATAATCATATCCTAAATATAAAATCTGGTCCACCATCTGCCTTCACTTTATTAGAGTAAACATCTGTCCAGCTGTGTGTGCTGTAACAGTGTTACTGCACATCAACCCTGTGAACcatggtggcagtatcatgctgtggggatgctatTCTACAGTAAGAAGATGAAAGCTGGTCAAAATTGTGACTGCTTCTGTTTATCTGTGCGGTTAGTAAACACAATAATTACAATGACAAATGCAGCCAATGGTGCAGCTTAGCTCAAGATAACCTTGGGTTTAAtgactgcttttgttttaatgataaatactTCCCATAACACTTGAAAATCTGGCACAGGTCCAGGTCTGGCAGAACAATAAAGATAGAGGCAAGAAAATTGGTTATAAAAAAGCACATTCATGGGTTTGAaaggtccagtcaaagtccagactgaaGGTATTGACTCAGCGGTCAATaccttgtttcagtttttataatttttcacatttttatttaacaaacccAAATATTCTGCATCCTAAGGGCACAAAGTAGCATTATCAAATGTCCTTCATCCCACCAAACAGTTCTATAATTATCAAAGTTGTTTGCAAACCTGctattatttacagttttccatctctatcttttttttttgtacagcctaggtatttttaaattagtttcttGAGTTGGATATTTCTAAGAACCTgcacatgtttattttcagaacagTGTATCTCTTACCTTGTACATTTGACCTCACTGCAGAGtttagcatatttttattattacttatcTTTACGTGCGTCATGTTTCCACATGATATCTCAACGCTCCCTTGAGGAACAACAATTTCTACTTTCTATGTTTCTATTAAATTATATTCTACAATTACACACTGCCTTGTGTTGGTCAGTCACATGAAAAcccaataaaacaattaaaacgtGTTAAAATTTGAAAGAAGTTTCAGGAATGCAAGCACTTTGTAAGACACTGCTCCTACATATTCAGCAGAAATATGAGATTCACAGTGAGTTAAAAACGTGAAAttaccagtggtgggaagtaacgaagtacaagtacttatttactgtacttaagtataattttcgtgtatctgtactttacttaagtagatttaataatggatattttctacttttactccactacattttacagcaagtatctgtactttctacttcactacatttctacaaaagtttcgagttactcgttacatccaagtcgcattgttctttttttccgttaaaatgtgaagttcagggacttaaggtggcgccgtaaaatccaagctaTAACGTGACTtactgttgtcacccatcggctccccctttactcgcacgcggagctccagacatgcgcagtggtttcctctgagcgggagaaaatgtctgtctaatcgtcagtaatataatagcgctgcataaatcataagatatggcgacatgtaaaataagcagcgcttcgctttcacagatggtggggactttgtccaacttttagcgtcacttcgaaggaaagcttaaagaaaggtaagatctgtggacgtgatgttagcaaagctagctgtacagaaacacatgttgcatctgcaatgaaaaacagttgtcactcatgccctgaattattgtgtggaggtgttgactgaggtgtcacatatatgggacaacgctgtgaccaaagtctgcattgatatgacattcaggaacgatccgattcttctggacggatctttactgattaatttcatttaagctctaagtatttaatatcttagtgttttatgggaatgtggatctttcagatcaatttgagaagcaattttgataggtaaaacttaattattttgtgtcacATAGAGCGGGGTGCTgatcttgacttggtcttgggtaggtggtcttgactacaactctgctacgtggctccttggttgcctgtcctctcccacccaccttttttctatcccctttctgttgaatgtctttcaaaataaatgccactagtggcaagagaagtgaagttcatgctgttaggacaggagacaagatgctTCCATCCctaaaattatgatgcatagaatcacatatctaagtctaaactatgttacagagagaaaacacaacatgctttatctgtggcattgttcatttaaatggcacattactgataTGTATTaagatcggtacacttaatgatattagcgattaggtaatgcattcagcaagtacttttacttttaatactcaagcatttttaaaagccagtacttttttcttttacttaagtacaaatgttaatgtggtagttttacttttacttgagtacatttttgtctgtgtatttgtacttttacttaagtaaattttttgagtactttctccaccactggaaaTTACATAAATTGCACGTGTGGCCTTGAAGTTGTAAATCATTGTTTCACACATGAAATGAGAGTTTTAGTAGCTGGAAACTGACAAGCAGAACTAGATTATAATCACTATGAAGATTTTATAAGCGGGTTATAAAACCACCAAGTTATCATTACCTGGAGTAGACACAGGGGAAAAGTGCACAAGTTTACTCTTAAGAGTTATTGTGTCATCACCTAATAAAAGTTATTAGCCTCCGCCACgttttaaaaccagagaaacacATAACACTTTACAACCTATCACTGCttgtaaagtaaaaatctatttcttATGTAATTTCTTTGAAGTTTCCTCCATATAATTTCAGTTCTGAATCATAAAATGAGTCTTGAGTCACATATTTCACAAATATTGAGCCGTATGCAATCATAATACAgtaattattatcattatcattGCATAAAAGCCTTTATGCAATGATCACTATGCAAATATATGCAGTAAATAAGCTTATCATTGCACACATTAGTGCAATTCAAAACTTGACCATGTGACAACTAACAactatttatcttttattttgaaacatgtAAGACATCTTTAGCCACTTCCATCCTgttcaaatgcaacaaaacatattttacaatatGAATTAGGCTctacattttaaagataaagagCTTTTTTGATTACTAGGCTTTAATTTTTATGGCATTTATAGGATTGGTTGTGagataaaagtcttttttttatcttcagtttgagaaaactgagatttttataaagaaaataaaatcactggGAGAAAGTCACAGGTGTCTTTTGAAAGTTTACGTTATTAAAAACCTGCAACAGCTGCAAGATCGaatttcttctgattttatcCCAACAGTTTTACTTCCTTCTTCAACTTCTTTTGGACCATTTTGAGctgatttctctctctttcttttttagagAAACTAATTTCTGGTGTGAAACTTTCGGTTCTGCATTCGGCATCATCTCATCTGGATTAATTAAATAGAGTTTTTCTAACCCAGGACTCGTGGTTATTGCCATCATCAACAGCAGCTTAACTTCAAGCTGGTGTCTCCACACATTAAACATGCTGCTGTGGAAACTTAGCTGAAGAAAACTTGGCTTAAACAAAATAGTCACTCTTACAAAAGACATTTTATAGAGGTGACCAGgccaataaaaacaacaaatgaaacttAATCAAGAGAAAGTTTCCATCTGGGATTAAATGACTCCATAGCACTGATTCTGCTCCACTGagagtttttaaatctttcagtaACAGACTCTGGCGATATTTAACTCCTGGTTTTACTGGATTTAACGGCAGCCTACGATACTATTGATCAAAACGTTCTCATCTTGATGCTGGGCCGATGGATCAGGGTCGCTGGTTTCAGTCCGACCgcagcagcagatgtttctGTCTTAGTTTCTGCGGTTTGAGCTTGAACTCTGCTGCACTGACCTGGTACACcccagtactttttttttctctttaccaGCTGCCAACTTTGGCCAAGTTAGTTGTTTTTAtagatgttttataaataaatgtttttattgttgtttggaTCAGGAGGAATAAAGGTCTAGAGAGAGATCAGTCCTGTTTTAGGGCTTCCTTCAGCTGGGATGTCTCCCATAGAGATGGTTCACTGTAACAGCAGATCTATTTCTAATGCCACTTTCAGCACAATTTAAATGAAAGCTGCTTCTTTGTCACTGTCCCTGTCATGAGTAATGGTAATAACAATAATGGTAATAATtcaataataatgcaagaacatattCTCAAGGATCAATTCACTTTAAATTatagtgaacatttaacactgaaactggaagacattttccattcatccatccattttcttgacacccttgtccctcagtggggtcaggaggggaagacattttaaatatccaaaataaacaaccaaagcaacacataaaactaattatgaagtctctgaaAACAACATTGTCCATCAAAAAAACTGCTAGTTGACCAAAGTtgaccaaagcaccaaactggaGACCAGATTTGGtggaaacagagagaaaacagaaaaattataaatcaagcaaattaaaattatttggtttgttttcatttatcatgtgattaattcatttattgtgtattgtgacaggcctatccGTCACTACACAAAATGGGAAATATCTAAGTATTACCTATAGGTAATGTGCAGGCTCCTGTAGCATTAAGATCCTCTAACAACGTCGACATTATGGGTAAAAGTTTCTGCTTGCTCTCCTCCTTTGAAATAAAGCCACTTTCCAACTGCAACACAGTAGggagaaaatattaatatcatCTCCAAGTCATTTTActataaaaatatgaagaacaAAAGCTCATTACAGCTGTAACAATATGACAGTAAAGTTTTACTCCTTACCTCCAGAGTTGTGAGGTACCCAGCCAGCTTTTTGACAATTGGCTCAAGAGCGCACGTGTTGGTCTGAGCATCACAAACAAAGCCGAGGTTAAAGAGAAGAGCATTTCGGCTGTACTTTTTATGCTCGATGCACACTGGACAGCCAATTAGCTTCTTCTCCATAGcagtgctaaaaaaaataacaaatgtttaaaataaatagctaTATTGAAACAGAaccaaatcaaaacatttaaaaactgaagcaaaaagacAGTGTTGGATGACATACActgtaattaatttgttttgtagCTCTGGCTTAGTGATGATATAAACTTGGACCGTGTCGAACAATTCCCGTGAAATGTACTCCTCTGGTACCTGCCAGGAAAAGgacagagaaataaataaacacctaAATATTTTGGGATTAAGTCcttaaaaataactacaaacactaaaacaaacaaaaaaactcacaacaacgaaaacaaaatttacatttatgcatcaaaaACCAAGTAACTTTGATCCTGACTCCAGCTTTTACAGACACTAGACAGTGAAGTATTTTCCTCCAGATGTACGCTGGccatgaaaacacaacagagtAATTTAGCTCTGCACAGGCCTTTGACTAATTTACAAAGCAGAacttaaaaaatgcattaaaaagttaattatttgaGCTTTGACTGCCTTTCGAGAATTGGTCTGATTATCTAGTGTCAGCAAAAAGTTTGCAAGacaaattcaaattcagaagtaCTTTATTCTTTCcagaaggaaattaaatgttgttgtagctcaTATTCTGCAATTGTTGTAGATGCTTGTGGCTAAGAGAAGGAAGGATCTCCTGCAGCTGTCTGTATCGCTGCGGCACTGAAAAAGCCTCTGAATGAAGACACTTTGTTGAGGTACAACAGTCTCATGAAAAGGATGCTCAGGGTTGTCTGTAATTTTATGAAGAGTCCTTCTTGTTCCAGAAAAGTTCCCATTAGTTTTTTAGCCTCTATTTTGTTTGCTTAGATGAGACATTTAGCAGTTTTATTATATATTCTCAAAGATGCTATCAGAATATGAGTTAAAGGGGTATCCAGCTTATGGCTTTAAGCCAGTCGATGTTCCTATGAATGGAGAAGGTGAGATAAAAAGTGATATTGACCATTTTCAGAATAGAAACTGGTACAAATTTGTCAAGATTCCCGTTTgcttatttttccaaatgacTGGTTTCCGTGCACTAACATCACTGATAAGATCATTAAagatatttgaaaattaaatctaGCCAATCCAGTCTGAGCAGGTACACTTTTCCAaatggtttgtttgtgttttatcgTTGCAACATTTGCTGTGATTTCATATGCAACTCGTTTTTTTTCTGGAGCCGTAAAGAATATACATAAACACCTATAAAGGATGATATCTGAAAAAGGAAgcatttaaagaggaaaaacagcattaaacTATTTTAAGGCAACAACAACATAGaacaacaaatagaaaaactgaTCAGGGTATAGCTGCTTTAGTGACAAACCATTAAGTTTGTCACCAAGTCTGGCTAGCACAGGGTTGTCAAAGTCTAGAACTACTATCCCGCAACTTTTTAACGCATCCCATCCACGATACCTCTAATAAGTATGTAATTTAGCTCTGCACAGGCCTGATAATTAGTCATtcatttgactcaggtgtgtcaGGGGAATggtgcatctaaaagttgcaataCAGTAGCTCTCCAGGACTGGGCTGGCTGCTTTAATAGGCATACGTGCTTACCTGATAAGTTATCTTTGGACCCAGAGTAGGGTGAAACTCACTGAAGAATATGCACTCTATTCGAGTTGTCATATTCAACATGGACCTTTCACTTAACTTTTTAAACTGACGTGAAGATTACTGGATCCTCCCCACGTACGTTATGCTAGCTTCTAGCTATAACGTTAAAAACGAGCAGGTGGGTTCTTCTAAAACAACCTACAAACAGCTCCAAAGTTGTACGACGTCTACATAACAGTGATATTTAAGTGATATAGAGATAAGTGACGGTGGTTTGTTGTTTAAACCATCTAAAAAAGCTGCAAATTTTACAGCAAACTGTCCAAAGTGACAAGACAACAATGCTGCGTTCAGAGTCTCCATGGAATTTACCCTTTTAAACACTCATCAGGAAAACAGGATCATGTGAAGACTAAAATTGGTTATAGtaaaagtacatattttaatCGTTGAACTATGTTATATTTGCTTTTAGTGGTTTTTGAATGTATGACCCACTCTGTCCTCCAGTAGGATGAAATGTCCCCTTCAAGTTACGGAATTGTAAGCTAACAGTTGGATTTTTCATATAATTCACACTAAAGCGATTTCATGTGAGTTTAGACACGCATTTTAACGTTTTCTAAACTATTTGACACCCAACTACGAGACGACAATTCGTTTAAAAGTTAGATTTACCACAGTCTTTAAAGGGAGCACAGCTCCTTCCTGAGTAGGGCACAAACGTTTTTGCGTCATAGGGACGTAAGTGGTGTTTACTACATACGTAGGACGCACAACAAACGTGCTATCAGTTTTTGTAACTGTCTGAATTTTTTAT
Coding sequences within:
- the nprl2 gene encoding GATOR1 complex protein NPRL2 encodes the protein MLNMTTRIECIFFSEFHPTLGPKITYQVPEEYISRELFDTVQVYIITKPELQNKLITVTAMEKKLIGCPVCIEHKKYSRNALLFNLGFVCDAQTNTCALEPIVKKLAGYLTTLELESGFISKEESKQKLLPIMSTLLEDLNATGACTLPIDDSNTIQLKLIQQRKDPPTVQEYDVPVFTECKELFIKSHWDLTTQQILPYIDGFRHIQKISAEADVELNLVRIAVQNLLYYGVVTLVSIFQYSNVYCTTPKVQSLIDDKSLQDECLSYVSKQGQKRASLRDVFQLYCGLSPGTTVRDLCSRYSQQLQRVDERRLIQFGLMKSLIRRLQKYPVKVVRDERSRPPRLYTGCHSYDEICCKTGISYQELDERLENDPNIVICWK